In Chryseobacterium camelliae, one DNA window encodes the following:
- a CDS encoding MMPL family transporter produces MGIATLCLFFASKITFEEDINQIIPKNEKSDLTAKVLKQLNFSDKIIVIIERKAPENSFQLSETADSFLQDVQPLKKYISTIQGKVNDDEISHTFDFVQQHLPLFLAKEDYRKIGEKLHQDSIDKKVESNYVSLVSPASLVTKEFIKKDPLGITFLGVKKLNALNLSQDFRLEDNYIVSRDGKQLLLFIDPSHKSSDTKDNEAFVNALNEIKNRLNTKFKGKTEVSYFGSPVIAVANAQQIKKDIRNTVIISMTVLLILLIYYFRNFFTPVIVFLPTVFSVLLALLALYFIKDKLSAISLSVGAILIGITIDYALHILTHYKHNHNIEELYKEITQPIILSSATTAVSFLCLVFVRSEALKDLGLFASLTVILSSFTALIIVPQLYHPKREEHALNTNFIDRIGSYPYEKNKPLIIGCSVIIIACLFGFRHVGFNEDIGDLNYVPKELKLSEAKLQKLSDITSKSIYTISYGNSEEEALSKNTQLNSFLEREKKQGKILNYSSIGNVVLSRKDQQKKLEEWNTFWAGSKKNKALSDLEVAGAQYGFNSSAFDSFKDMLNKSYNTLSLQDYEKIKALQVSEFLSHDKNFFTVSNIVKVDESHRETFIKDVEKNHQALAIDRQQMNENFLGLLKRDFNTLINYSLLAIVLTIIVFFRNFELTVLTMFPIVLTGIVTAGILYFLGLELNIFSTVVCTLVFGVGDDFSIFLTQAMQKEHTSGKNELPTYRVSIILAVFTTILSIGSLIFAKHPALHSLALVALIGMFSVIIITSTLYPFWFRFFITNRAQKGLSPITFRLMVNSTLSFLYYGLGGLFFSFIGSFFVKRSKGKTLNLIKVFSARFLTSVLFTNPWVRKKLIKNTDEDFSRPVVIIANHTSFLDTLAVAMVTHKIVFLVNDWVYNSPVFGKIVKAMGFYPVSQGIENGINPLREKVNQGYSLVVFPEGERSYTNDIKRFHKGAFYLAEQFGLDIVPVYIHGNSEVLPKGDFIIYDGSITIKVGQRISKDNTAFGTQYSERTKKINAYFRKQFAALRNELEDENYFRNKLFLSYLYKENEVVKAVKQDFNTYKKDYFVLNRHIPADANILHIADDFGQKDLLLTLYQAGRTVFTLIADEEKRAVAKQNYLVKRRKIHYISHISEIKKNIGMLLVSDKRFNIGQLAELPEKIITIDTEVQDIKESGYRKEFESGIIKIYIKQ; encoded by the coding sequence CAAAATCATTGTGATTATCGAGCGGAAAGCTCCGGAAAACAGCTTCCAGCTTTCAGAAACCGCAGACAGCTTCCTCCAGGATGTACAGCCCCTGAAAAAATACATTTCCACGATACAGGGAAAGGTGAACGATGATGAAATCTCGCATACCTTTGATTTTGTACAGCAGCATCTTCCGTTGTTCCTTGCTAAAGAGGATTACAGGAAAATCGGAGAGAAACTCCATCAAGACAGCATTGATAAAAAGGTAGAAAGCAATTATGTATCCCTGGTATCTCCGGCCAGCCTTGTTACAAAGGAATTCATTAAAAAGGACCCGCTGGGTATTACTTTTTTGGGAGTCAAAAAACTTAATGCGCTTAACCTCAGCCAGGATTTCAGGCTTGAAGACAATTATATTGTCTCTCGTGACGGAAAGCAGCTTCTGCTTTTCATAGACCCTTCCCATAAAAGCAGTGATACCAAAGACAATGAAGCCTTCGTTAATGCGCTGAATGAAATAAAAAACAGGCTGAATACGAAGTTTAAAGGAAAAACGGAGGTAAGCTACTTCGGATCTCCGGTCATTGCAGTAGCCAATGCTCAGCAGATCAAGAAAGACATCAGAAATACGGTCATCATCTCCATGACAGTTCTCCTGATATTACTGATCTATTATTTCCGGAATTTCTTTACGCCGGTCATTGTTTTCCTGCCTACGGTATTTTCCGTATTGCTGGCTTTGCTGGCCCTTTATTTCATCAAAGATAAGCTTTCCGCCATCTCGCTCAGCGTAGGTGCCATTCTCATCGGTATTACAATTGATTATGCGCTTCATATCCTTACGCATTACAAGCATAATCATAATATAGAGGAACTATACAAAGAAATCACGCAGCCTATAATACTAAGCAGTGCCACAACTGCGGTATCATTCCTGTGCCTGGTTTTCGTCCGTTCCGAAGCCCTTAAAGACCTTGGTCTTTTTGCTTCGCTTACAGTCATCCTTTCCTCCTTTACGGCGCTGATTATCGTGCCACAGCTTTATCACCCTAAGAGAGAAGAGCATGCCCTTAATACCAACTTCATCGACAGGATTGGGTCCTATCCGTATGAAAAAAACAAGCCTCTCATTATCGGCTGCTCTGTGATCATTATTGCCTGCCTGTTCGGTTTCAGACATGTGGGATTCAATGAAGACATTGGTGATCTGAATTATGTTCCTAAAGAACTGAAACTGAGTGAGGCCAAACTTCAGAAACTGTCTGACATTACTTCAAAATCCATATACACCATATCCTACGGAAACTCTGAAGAAGAAGCTTTGTCTAAAAACACACAGCTGAACAGTTTTCTGGAAAGAGAAAAGAAGCAGGGTAAGATTTTAAATTACAGCTCCATAGGCAATGTAGTCCTTTCCCGGAAAGACCAGCAGAAAAAGCTTGAAGAATGGAACACCTTTTGGGCCGGAAGCAAAAAAAACAAGGCTCTTTCAGACCTGGAAGTAGCCGGTGCACAATATGGGTTCAACAGTTCCGCTTTCGACAGCTTTAAAGATATGCTGAATAAAAGCTACAATACTTTGAGCCTGCAGGATTATGAAAAAATAAAAGCCTTACAGGTCTCTGAATTCCTGAGCCATGATAAAAATTTCTTTACGGTTTCCAATATTGTTAAAGTAGACGAAAGCCACCGGGAAACATTCATAAAGGATGTGGAAAAAAATCATCAGGCACTAGCTATTGACCGCCAGCAGATGAATGAAAATTTCCTCGGGCTGCTGAAACGGGATTTCAATACCCTGATCAATTATTCCCTCCTGGCTATTGTACTAACCATCATCGTATTCTTCAGGAATTTTGAGCTTACCGTACTGACTATGTTTCCGATTGTGCTTACGGGGATTGTTACTGCAGGAATTCTTTATTTCCTGGGCCTTGAGCTCAATATTTTCAGTACAGTGGTATGCACCCTGGTTTTTGGTGTAGGAGATGACTTCAGCATCTTCCTTACCCAGGCCATGCAGAAAGAACATACCTCCGGAAAAAATGAACTGCCCACCTATAGGGTATCCATTATTCTTGCGGTATTCACCACCATTCTTTCCATCGGTTCGCTTATTTTCGCCAAGCATCCGGCCCTGCATTCTTTGGCGCTTGTTGCCTTGATCGGAATGTTCTCCGTGATTATCATTACCTCGACCTTGTATCCTTTCTGGTTCAGGTTTTTTATTACCAACAGAGCCCAAAAAGGATTATCACCCATCACATTCAGGCTGATGGTGAATTCCACGCTTTCGTTTCTGTATTACGGGCTGGGTGGATTGTTTTTCTCATTCATAGGAAGCTTTTTCGTAAAAAGATCAAAAGGAAAAACACTGAATCTTATCAAAGTTTTTTCTGCCCGGTTTTTAACTTCCGTCCTTTTTACGAATCCATGGGTAAGGAAGAAGCTCATTAAAAATACGGACGAAGACTTCAGCAGGCCTGTCGTGATCATTGCCAATCACACCTCTTTTCTGGACACCCTGGCGGTAGCTATGGTAACCCATAAAATAGTATTTCTGGTCAATGACTGGGTATACAATTCGCCGGTATTCGGAAAAATTGTAAAAGCAATGGGGTTCTATCCTGTGTCCCAGGGCATCGAAAATGGGATCAACCCGCTTAGGGAAAAAGTAAATCAGGGGTATTCCCTGGTGGTGTTCCCGGAAGGTGAGCGCTCTTATACCAATGACATCAAACGTTTCCATAAGGGGGCTTTTTACCTGGCTGAGCAATTCGGGCTGGATATTGTGCCGGTTTATATTCATGGTAATTCCGAAGTATTGCCGAAAGGAGATTTTATTATTTATGACGGAAGTATTACCATTAAGGTCGGCCAAAGGATCAGCAAGGATAATACGGCTTTTGGTACCCAGTACTCCGAAAGAACCAAGAAGATCAATGCCTACTTCAGGAAACAGTTTGCCGCATTGAGGAATGAGCTGGAAGATGAAAATTATTTCAGGAACAAGCTGTTCCTCAGCTATCTGTATAAGGAAAATGAGGTGGTAAAAGCGGTAAAGCAAGACTTCAATACATATAAGAAGGATTATTTCGTGCTTAACCGGCATATTCCCGCTGATGCCAACATCCTGCATATTGCAGATGATTTCGGACAGAAAGATCTCCTGCTGACATTGTATCAGGCAGGAAGAACGGTATTCACGCTGATTGCCGATGAAGAAAAAAGAGCGGTGGCGAAACAGAATTATCTGGTAAAAAGAAGGAAGATCCACTATATCAGTCACATTTCAGAGATCAAAAAGAATATTGGTATGCTTTTGGTTTCTGATAAGCGCTTTAATATAGGACAACTGGCGGAGCTTCCGGAAAAAATCATAACAATCGACACTGAAGTTCAGGACATTAAAGAATCAGGATATCGTAAAGAATTTGAATCAGGGATAATTAAAATTTACATAAAACAGTAA